Within the Streptomyces vilmorinianum genome, the region CACAGCATGTCCTCGTGCCACATGTCCGAGGAGTAGGCGAACTCGCCGGTGACCTTCAGGGTGCCGTCCGGACGGAGGGTGGACTCGCCGACGCCGCCCTTGGTGTGGTTCTGGGTGACCTCGGTGGGCGTGCCCGCCGGTACGGTGCGTGTGTTCTGAGCCATCGTCAGACCGCCTCTCCCTGACGCTCCTGGCGAGCGGCCGCGAGGCGGACCGCGTCGAGGATCTTCTCGTAACCGGTGCAGCGACAGAGGTTGCCGGAGAGCGCCTCGCGGATGTCCGCGTCCGTCGGGGACGGGTTGCTCTCCAGCATCTCGTCGGCCGCGACCAGCAGACCGGGGGTGCAGAAACCGCACTGCACGGCGCCGGCGTCGATGAACGCCTGCTGGATCGGGGACAGTTCGACGCCCTCGCCGGTCTGCGAGTCCTGACCGGGCTTGGCCTCCCACCTCTTGGCCTCGTCGAGCGAGGTGCCGCAGGCGCCGGAGGCGCAGGCACCTCCTTCCCGATGGGCTTCCTCACGCTGCTTGGCGTACTCCGCCAGGCCCTCGACGGTGACGACCTCGCGGCCCTCGACCTGGCCGGCGGCGACCAGACACGAGCAGACCGGCACCCCGTCGAGACGGACGGTGCAGGAACCGCACTCGCCCTGCTCGCAGGCGTTCTTGGAGCCGGGCAGACCCAGGCGCTCACGCAGAACGTAGAGAAGGGACTCGCCCTCCCAGACGTCGTCGGCTTCCTGCGGACGACCGTTGACCGTGAAATTCACGCGCATGGTTATGCAGCTCCCTCAAGCGTGCGGCCGCTGCCGCGGTACTGCTCCCAGGTCCAGCCGAGCTGGCGGCGGGCCATGATGCCGACCGCGTGCCGCCGGTACTTGGCGGTGCCTCGGACGTCGTCGATCGGGTTGCAGGCGCCGGAGACGAGCTCCGCGAACTGCTTGGCGATCGAGGGAGTGATGATCTTGCCGTTGTCCCAGAAGCCGCCCTCTTCGAGGGCCGCGTTCAGGAACTCCTCGGCGGCCGTCGCCCGCACCGGGGTCGGCGCGGCCGAGCCGATGCCGGTCCGCACGGTCCGGGTCTCCGGGTGGAGCGCGAGGCCGAAGGCGCAGACGGCGATGACCATCGCGTTGCGCGTACCGACCTTGGAGTACTGCTGGGGCCCGTCCGCCTTCTGGATGTGGACGGTCTTGATGAGCTCGTCGGGCTCCAGCGCGTTGCGCTTCACGCCCTTGTAGAACTCGTCGATCGGGATGAACCGGGTGCCGCGCACCGACTCCACCTCGACCTCGGCGCCCGCCGCGAGCAGCGCGGGGTGGGCGTCACCGGCCGGGGACGCGGTGCCCAGGTTGCCGCCGACACCGCCGCGGTTGCGGATCTGCGGGGAGGCGACCGTGTGGGAGGCGAGCGCCAGACCCGGCAGTTCCTCGCGCAGGTTCTCCATGATCTGCGTGTACGGGACGGAGGCGCCGAGGCGGACGTTCTCCTCGCCGACCTCCCACTCGCGCAGCAGCTCGATCCGGTTGAGGTCCAGGAGGTACTCGGGACGCCGGTGGTCGAAGTTGATCTCGACCATGATGTCGGTACCACCGGCGATGGGCACGGCCGTGGGGTGCTCGGCCTTGGCGGCGAGCGCCTCCTCCCAGCTGGCGGGGCGAAGGAAGTCCATGGTGGCTCTCTTCTAGTGCTTCTAGTGATCGGGGGTCGTTCGTCGGGCCCGGGGGGACGGTCGGCCCTCGACTTCGAGTGTGTTCACGTGCTGTTAACGCGATGTGTGGCCTAGTACACAAGCCCCGCCCGCCGGGGTGCAGTCACCGAAAACATGAAGGAGTTGGCTGGTGACCATGTTCGTCTTGTAGATTCGAACGAAAGGCGGGCCTCAGTAACCTCGCCGTTTTCCCCTGGAAACGGTGGCACCACGCCACCGACGACATCGCGACAGTTTCCGAAGCTGCCGGGGTCTGGGGAGGCGGCGCGGGCGAGCGCCGCCGAGAGTGACAGACGAGTGACGGACGAGAAGGAACGGCGGCGACGAGATGCGGCTGCGCGCACTGCTGGAAACCGACGCGCTGGGGCTGCGCCTGCTCGGTGGTGAGGACGAGCTGGACCGCACCGTCCGCGGCGTGATGACGACGGACCTCAAGGATCCCAGCCGGTATCTCTCCGGTGGCGAGCTGGTCCTCACCGGACTCGCCTGGCTGCGGGAGCCCGAGGACGCGGAGCCGTTCGTCCGGATCCTGGCCTCCGCCGGGGTGGCGGCCCTGGCCGCCGGCGAGGCGGAACTCGGAGACATCCCGGACGATCTCGTGCAGGCGTGTTTGCGCCATCGGCTGCCGCTGTTCGCCGTCAACGAGTCCGTTGCGTTCGCGACGATCACCGAGCACGTTGTTCGACAGGTCTCCGGCGAGCGGGCGGGCGACCTGGCGGCGGTCGTCGATCGCCACAGAAGGCTGATGACCTCCGGCCCCGCCGGAGGTGGCCCCGAGGTCGTCCTCGACCTCCTGGGCTCCGACCTGGACCTCCGGGCCTGGGTCCTCTCCCCCACCGGCCGCCAGATCGCGGGCGCAGGGGAGCCGCTGGACGCCGGTCTCGCCGCGACCCTGGCCGGCGAGCACCTCGCCGCCACCCGGACCGGACGGCGCGGCCCCCACCGGGTGAGCGCCGCCGGAAGCACGTACTCCCTCTTCCCGATCCGCAACACCGGGCGCGGCGCCCCGCCCGCCGCCCGGGACGTACGGGAGACCGTCCTGTCCGACTGGCTGCTCGCCGTCGAGGCGGACGCGGGCGACTGGCCCGCCGCCCGGCTCGACCTGCTCCAGGGCGTCACCCAGCTGATCGCCGTGGAGCGGGACCGGCGGGACGCGGCGCGCACGGTACGGCGCCGGCTCGCCCAGGAAGTCCTGGAACTGGTCCAGACAGGCGCCGCCCCGGCCGAGATCGCCGCCCGCCTGCGGGTGGCCGCCCCGGTCCTGCTGCCCGGTCTCGGGACCGCGCCGCACTGGCAGGTCGTCGTCGCCCGGGTCGAGTGGGATCCGGAGGGCGGCGCGGGCACGGTGGAGACCGGCCCCGTCGCCCAGGCGCTGCTCGAGGAGGTCCTGGTGGACCCCGCGACCGTGGGCGCCGACTCCGCCGACCGCATCGCCGTCGCCCATCACGGCGACGAGGCCATCGCCCTGGTCCCGCTGCCCGCGGGGCCGCTGCCGGACAGCGAGGACGAGGGCACCGGCGGCATCGGCCTGCACGCCGACGTGCTGCTCGCGACCGTACGGGAGCCCCTGTCGGCCGGTCTCGACGGTGACGGGCGCCTGACCCTCGGCGTCAGCGCGGCCGTCCACTCCGCGGAAGGCCTGCGCGGCGCCCTGGAGGAGGCCCGCCACGCCCGTCGCGTCGCCGCCGCCCGCCCCGGCCGCGTCTGCGCCGCCGGCCACCACGAGCTCGCCTCCCACGTCCTGCTCCTCCCGTTCGTCCCGGACGACGTCCGCCGCGCCTTCACCGCCCGGCTCCTCGACCCGCTGCGGGACTACGACCGCCGCCACCG harbors:
- a CDS encoding (2Fe-2S)-binding protein, producing the protein MRVNFTVNGRPQEADDVWEGESLLYVLRERLGLPGSKNACEQGECGSCTVRLDGVPVCSCLVAAGQVEGREVVTVEGLAEYAKQREEAHREGGACASGACGTSLDEAKRWEAKPGQDSQTGEGVELSPIQQAFIDAGAVQCGFCTPGLLVAADEMLESNPSPTDADIREALSGNLCRCTGYEKILDAVRLAAARQERQGEAV
- a CDS encoding FAD binding domain-containing protein, with protein sequence MDFLRPASWEEALAAKAEHPTAVPIAGGTDIMVEINFDHRRPEYLLDLNRIELLREWEVGEENVRLGASVPYTQIMENLREELPGLALASHTVASPQIRNRGGVGGNLGTASPAGDAHPALLAAGAEVEVESVRGTRFIPIDEFYKGVKRNALEPDELIKTVHIQKADGPQQYSKVGTRNAMVIAVCAFGLALHPETRTVRTGIGSAAPTPVRATAAEEFLNAALEEGGFWDNGKIITPSIAKQFAELVSGACNPIDDVRGTAKYRRHAVGIMARRQLGWTWEQYRGSGRTLEGAA
- a CDS encoding PucR family transcriptional regulator, with protein sequence MRLRALLETDALGLRLLGGEDELDRTVRGVMTTDLKDPSRYLSGGELVLTGLAWLREPEDAEPFVRILASAGVAALAAGEAELGDIPDDLVQACLRHRLPLFAVNESVAFATITEHVVRQVSGERAGDLAAVVDRHRRLMTSGPAGGGPEVVLDLLGSDLDLRAWVLSPTGRQIAGAGEPLDAGLAATLAGEHLAATRTGRRGPHRVSAAGSTYSLFPIRNTGRGAPPAARDVRETVLSDWLLAVEADAGDWPAARLDLLQGVTQLIAVERDRRDAARTVRRRLAQEVLELVQTGAAPAEIAARLRVAAPVLLPGLGTAPHWQVVVARVEWDPEGGAGTVETGPVAQALLEEVLVDPATVGADSADRIAVAHHGDEAIALVPLPAGPLPDSEDEGTGGIGLHADVLLATVREPLSAGLDGDGRLTLGVSAAVHSAEGLRGALEEARHARRVAAARPGRVCAAGHHELASHVLLLPFVPDDVRRAFTARLLDPLRDYDRRHRAELIPTLEAFLDCDGSWTRCATRLHLHVNTLRYRVGRIEQLTGRDLSRLEDKLDFFLALRMS